The following coding sequences lie in one Biomphalaria glabrata chromosome 18, xgBioGlab47.1, whole genome shotgun sequence genomic window:
- the LOC106053192 gene encoding uncharacterized protein LOC106053192, with protein sequence MESKKEIVKSESDVITMEVDTTDALEIILEKDENTSNKITRLKDKNNAEDVLRGREKHTTQEIKVEKDVEIKVEKDVEIKVEIDAENDSDKVTPVSDKINTHETISQKDKLAVDHVKIEMDYENASDGVITQEQCASGDVSSGKDHIAGEEMIIEMQKTMTDLDILIESLRDQEFNIAFVYDLYKNTYSSTETAKILMTMSPSYIYLAPACHTVKNIVKRMNTYLKNIDGNWTKICQYLSAPFTLLKKKIKSPKALTESPKKWYSCELQRLILNNPEKSGIGKSPTLKYLIDTFGDCLDRCRIGHVLLIYYLDNCKPHATAKHVKMVFKLKSSVTKYRIVKLVENTIIKRKASLYRNQEFREMCAQVFRNNTKPFLNLTGAAVNEADVGSGCSSSKRFAKKYKRASRRPNTVPGEACDQVERLKERIKFISQSRHSENAKRKELLNKLRSKLQSDPQNLQQLQETANIKMAKLNALRKKLKSMDLKSMTKKLEKMTNLYLKEKRKCRKLTEEMSQVPSIHQALEEKKATMERLQAENNSLNDKVRDLEIECQYLSQNHIEKYH encoded by the exons ATGGAATCGAAAAAGGAAATAGTTAAGAGTGAATCAGATGTGATCACAATGGAAGTGGACACAACCGATGCGCTGGAAATCATTCTTGAAAAAGATGAAAACACGTCCAATAAAATCACACGGCTGAAGGATAAAAATAATGCAGAGGATGTCTTGAGGGGAAGAGAGAAACATACGACTCAAGAGATCAAAGTAGAGAAAGATGTTGAAATCAAAGTAGAGAAAGATGTTGAAATCAAAGTTGAGATAGATGCTGAAAATGATTCAGATAAAGTCACACCAGTCAGCGATAAAATTAATACTCATGAAACCATCAGTCAGAAAGACAAATTGGCTGTAGACCACGTCAAAATAGAGATGGATTATGAAAATGCTTCAGATGGCGTCATAACGCAGGAGCAATGTGCATCAGGTGATGTTTCTAGTGGGAAGGATCATATTGCTGGAGAAGAAATGATTATCGAAATGCAGAAAACAATGACAGATCTGGATATTCTCATTGAGTCGCTCAGAGACCAAGAGTTTAATATAGCTTTTGTCTACGATCTCTACAAAAATACTTACAGTTCGACAGAAACAGCTAAGATTCTTATGACCATGTCtccttcatatatatatttggcaCCTGCTTGCCATACAGTAAAAAACATTGTCAAGCGAATGAACACGTACTTAAAGAACATTGACGGCAATTGGACTAAAATTTGTCAATACTTGAGTGCGCCATTCacattgcttaaaaaaaaaattaagtcacCAAAAGCCCTAACAGAAAGCCCCAAAAAATGGTACTCTTGTGAGCTGCAAAG attgaTTTTGAATaaccctgaaaaatcaggaatCGGAAAATCTCCTACTTTAAAATATCTGATTGATACATTTGGGGATTGCTTAGACAGGTGTCGTATTGGTCATGTGCTCTTGATCTACTACCTAGACAACTGTAAACCTCACGCCACAGCCAAACATGTCAAAAtggtttttaaattgaaatcgTCAGTTACCAAATATCGCATCGTCAAGCTAGTGGAGAACACTATTATCAAGCGCAAGGCAAGCCTTTATAGAAATCAAGAGTTTAGGGAAATGTGTGCGCAGGtttttagaaacaatacaaagcCATTTTTAAACTTAACTGGGGCAGCTGTAAATGAAGCTGATGTGGGCTCGGGGTGCAGCTCCAGTAAGAGGTTTGCAAAAAAGTACAAGCGAGCGTCGAGGCGTCCAAACACTGTCCCTGGCGAAGCATGTGACCAAGTGGAGAGGCTCAAAGAGCGGATTAAGTTCATATCCCAGTCTCGTCACAGCGAGAATGCAAAGCGAAAAGAGCTTCTAAACAAGCTCAGAAGTAAATTACAGTCCGATCCGCAAAACTTGCAACAATTGCAAGAAACAGCAAATATAAAAATGGCAAAATTAAATGCCCTAAGAAAGAAGCTCAAAAGTATGGATTTAAAGTCCATGACAAAAAAGCTTGAGAAAATGACTAATTTGTACCtcaaagagaaaagaaagtgtCGGAAACTTACAGAAGAAATGTCACAAGTTCCTTCTATCCACCAAGCACTGGAAGAAAAGAAAGCAACCATGGAACGTCTTCAAGCTGAGAATAATAGTCTGAATGATAAAGTTCGGGATCTGGAAATAGAGTGTCAGTATTTATCCCAAAATCACATTGAAAAGTATCACTAG